The following coding sequences are from one Microbacterium wangchenii window:
- a CDS encoding aminoglycoside phosphotransferase family protein, with translation MSPAGAVDAQRIDAGLVRELLAEQFPHWVGLPVRPVAAGGNDHRMFRLGDELSVRLPSTPGYVPQVEKEQTWLPQLAAAVPLPIPHVHGRGRPSPLFAAPWSVYGWMPGTPAAQASIDDLERFAADLAAFLVALRAADPAGGPGPGTHSAHRGGPVGHWDQEVRDMLDRVSGRERALAEGIWRDAVAADGEAGPARWLHGDVAAANLLVRDGRLAAVVDFGCAAVGDPACDTVPVWTFVSGSAAAVFRRDLALDDATWARGRGWALWKGLIMLTNTAPGQADFARRVLSNLFAEA, from the coding sequence GTGAGCCCCGCGGGCGCCGTCGATGCCCAGCGCATCGACGCCGGTCTGGTGCGCGAGCTGCTCGCCGAGCAGTTCCCGCACTGGGTCGGCCTGCCCGTCCGCCCCGTCGCGGCGGGGGGCAACGACCACCGCATGTTCCGCCTCGGCGATGAGCTGAGCGTCCGGCTGCCCAGCACCCCCGGCTACGTGCCGCAGGTGGAGAAGGAGCAGACGTGGCTGCCGCAGCTGGCCGCCGCCGTGCCCCTGCCGATCCCGCACGTCCACGGGCGGGGGCGCCCGAGCCCCCTCTTCGCGGCACCGTGGTCGGTGTACGGGTGGATGCCGGGGACGCCGGCGGCGCAGGCTTCCATCGACGACCTCGAGCGGTTCGCCGCCGACCTCGCCGCCTTCCTGGTGGCCCTGCGCGCGGCCGATCCCGCGGGCGGGCCGGGGCCGGGGACGCACAGCGCCCACCGCGGCGGTCCGGTCGGGCACTGGGATCAGGAAGTCCGCGACATGCTCGACCGCGTGTCGGGTCGCGAACGGGCCCTCGCCGAAGGGATCTGGCGCGACGCCGTGGCGGCGGACGGCGAGGCCGGACCCGCGCGCTGGCTGCACGGCGACGTGGCCGCGGCGAACCTGCTGGTGCGCGATGGGCGACTGGCGGCCGTGGTCGACTTCGGATGCGCGGCCGTGGGCGATCCCGCGTGCGACACCGTGCCGGTGTGGACCTTCGTCTCCGGCTCCGCCGCAGCGGTGTTCCGGCGCGACCTCGCCCTCGACGACGCCACGTGGGCCCGCGGGCGCGGCTGGGCCCTGTGGAAGGGCCTCATCATGCTGACCAACACCGCGCCCGGCCAGGCCGACTTCGCCCGTCGCGTCCTCTCGAACCTGTTCGCCGAAGCCTGA
- a CDS encoding alternate-type signal peptide domain-containing protein: MKKFVKASIATAAGVTLLLGGAGTFASWNASATTAGATIASGNMVVEDSGVAGVWTANGSTIDLASYAIAPGDVLTYSKTMSVSAEGDSIQATLGLTGGSIAAADATDASDQALAGYLQEGATLTASGEGISGTGPTFTVAPGSGVVDEDVTVTVSIAFPAGDTAGGNNDAMGGAVNLSDLTVTLTQNTN; this comes from the coding sequence ATGAAGAAGTTCGTCAAGGCCTCGATCGCCACCGCCGCGGGCGTCACCCTCCTCCTCGGCGGCGCCGGCACCTTCGCCAGCTGGAACGCCTCCGCCACCACCGCGGGTGCGACCATCGCGTCGGGCAACATGGTCGTCGAAGACTCCGGCGTCGCCGGCGTCTGGACCGCGAACGGCAGCACCATCGACCTCGCCTCGTATGCCATCGCACCGGGCGACGTCCTCACCTACAGCAAGACCATGTCCGTCAGCGCCGAAGGCGACAGCATCCAGGCCACGCTCGGACTCACCGGCGGCTCGATCGCCGCGGCAGACGCCACCGACGCATCCGACCAGGCGCTCGCCGGGTACCTGCAGGAAGGCGCCACGCTCACCGCCTCCGGCGAGGGCATCAGCGGCACCGGCCCGACCTTCACCGTCGCTCCCGGCAGCGGCGTCGTGGACGAGGACGTGACCGTCACGGTCTCGATCGCCTTCCCCGCTGGCGACACCGCAGGCGGCAACAACGACGCCATGGGCGGCGCGGTGAACCTCAGCGACCTCACCGTCACACTGACGCAGAACACCAACTGA
- a CDS encoding signal peptidase I, giving the protein MTHTTPDPDFRPTRRSQRAAAREEARKHSLLHYLGVSLSAAVLMLMLAVAAAVIGVPALVGGSAMTVLTQSMEPRLPPGTLVVIRPTDPEDIRVGDVVTYQIRSGEAAVVSHRVVSKTYENGELTFLTKGDNNPGNDPEPVHAVQIRGTLWYSLPLLGWVNNVLNGPNRVIVLAVVAGGLFVYAAGVFFTWVRGRRRLARAERTEEDPATAM; this is encoded by the coding sequence ATGACCCACACCACTCCCGATCCCGACTTCCGCCCGACCCGGCGCTCCCAGCGCGCGGCCGCACGCGAGGAAGCACGCAAGCACAGCCTGCTGCACTACCTCGGGGTGTCGCTCAGCGCGGCCGTCCTCATGCTGATGCTCGCGGTGGCCGCGGCCGTCATCGGCGTGCCGGCCCTCGTCGGCGGCAGCGCCATGACGGTGCTCACGCAGTCGATGGAGCCGCGGCTTCCGCCGGGCACCCTCGTGGTCATCCGGCCCACCGACCCCGAAGACATCCGCGTCGGCGACGTCGTCACCTATCAGATCCGCTCGGGGGAGGCCGCGGTCGTGAGCCACCGCGTCGTGTCCAAGACGTACGAGAACGGCGAACTGACCTTTCTCACCAAGGGCGACAACAATCCCGGCAACGATCCGGAGCCGGTGCACGCCGTGCAGATCCGCGGGACGCTCTGGTACAGCCTGCCGCTGCTGGGCTGGGTCAACAACGTCCTGAACGGCCCCAACCGCGTGATCGTCCTGGCCGTGGTGGCCGGCGGACTGTTCGTGTACGCCGCCGGCGTGTTCTTCACGTGGGTGCGCGGGCGGCGCCGCCTGGCCCGGGCGGAGCGCACCGAGGAAGACCCGGCGACCGCGATGTGA
- a CDS encoding methionine ABC transporter ATP-binding protein, translated as MSGAGSGTIVFDDVSKTFPGRAADTAALRGVSLEVAEGTVFGVIGYSGAGKSTLIRMVNGLEQPTTGRVVVDGVDIGALRGQGLRDAQKHTGMIFQQFNLLETVRVRDNVALPLRLDGVGKARARARAEEVLDFVGLGDKADSFAGELSGGQKQRVGIARALVRNPRILLSDEATSALDPTTTVQIIDLLRDINREYGTTILVVTHEMDVIKDLAHEVAVMAEGRVVERGSVLETFLHPRAGITRDFVSTVVPQGLPRRVVDHLGSEGLWRLLLLDEEVTQPLVSDLIRDLDVSVNMLHADMTEIQEHTVGQMILKVTGDPARVAAARAYLSERVVDLKDVIA; from the coding sequence ATGAGCGGCGCCGGATCGGGGACGATCGTCTTCGACGACGTCTCCAAGACCTTCCCCGGGAGGGCCGCCGACACGGCGGCCCTCCGCGGCGTCTCCCTCGAAGTGGCCGAGGGCACCGTGTTCGGGGTCATCGGCTACAGCGGGGCCGGCAAGTCCACCCTCATCCGCATGGTCAACGGCCTCGAGCAGCCCACCACCGGCCGCGTCGTCGTCGACGGCGTCGACATCGGTGCGCTCCGCGGGCAGGGCCTGCGCGACGCGCAGAAGCACACCGGCATGATCTTCCAGCAGTTCAACCTCCTGGAGACCGTCCGGGTGCGCGACAACGTCGCGCTGCCGCTGCGACTGGACGGCGTGGGCAAGGCGCGGGCGCGGGCCCGCGCCGAGGAGGTGCTGGATTTCGTCGGGCTCGGCGACAAGGCCGACAGCTTCGCCGGTGAGCTCTCCGGCGGGCAGAAGCAGCGCGTCGGGATCGCCCGCGCACTCGTGCGCAACCCGCGCATCCTGCTCTCGGATGAGGCCACCAGCGCCCTGGACCCCACCACGACGGTGCAGATCATCGACCTCCTGCGCGACATCAACCGCGAATACGGCACCACGATCCTCGTCGTGACCCACGAGATGGACGTCATCAAAGACCTCGCCCACGAAGTGGCGGTCATGGCCGAGGGCCGCGTGGTGGAACGCGGCAGCGTGCTCGAGACGTTCCTGCATCCGCGCGCCGGCATCACGCGCGACTTCGTCTCCACCGTCGTGCCGCAGGGGCTGCCGCGCCGGGTCGTGGACCACCTCGGCAGCGAGGGCCTGTGGCGCCTGCTGCTGCTGGACGAGGAGGTGACGCAGCCGCTCGTGTCCGACCTCATCCGCGACCTGGACGTCTCGGTCAACATGCTCCACGCCGACATGACGGAGATCCAGGAGCACACCGTCGGGCAGATGATCCTCAAGGTCACCGGCGACCCGGCGCGCGTCGCGGCGGCGCGGGCCTACCTGTCCGAGCGCGTCGTCGACCTGAAGGACGTGATCGCGTGA
- a CDS encoding D-arabinono-1,4-lactone oxidase, with translation MTAGRRRNWAGNLVYSAAETVSPTSVEELAAVVSRAARIKPFGTRHSFNAVADTDGVAVSVAALPPEVSIDPDRGVVRAAAGLRYGDLAARLERDGWALANLASLPHISLAGAVATGTHGSGDTVGSLASAVAAVELVTAGGALRTFRRGDPDFPGVVVSLGALGVVTTLELDIVPRFDIAQTVYEELPLDAALTGFSAITAAGYSVSLFTTWLDPDVIDQVWVKRTTETGPAPDTLSGARRATVKRHPLPGVDPEHCTDQLGVPGPWLARLPHFKLEYTPSSGDELQTEYLVPRQHAGDALRAVRALAGEIAPLLLVCEVRTVAGDDLWLSPAQGGGVVGIHFTWQPRQAEVEAVLPDIARALEPFAARPHWGKVFDADAAAPRLPGLYPQWDDFRSLRRALDPCGVFANAFLDRLGV, from the coding sequence ATGACCGCGGGCCGGCGGCGGAACTGGGCGGGAAACCTCGTCTACTCCGCGGCCGAGACGGTGTCGCCGACATCGGTCGAAGAGCTCGCCGCGGTGGTGTCGCGCGCCGCTCGTATCAAGCCCTTCGGCACACGCCACAGCTTCAACGCCGTGGCCGACACCGACGGCGTCGCCGTCTCGGTCGCCGCGCTCCCGCCGGAGGTGTCGATCGATCCCGATCGCGGCGTCGTCCGGGCCGCAGCCGGCCTGCGGTACGGCGACCTCGCCGCGCGGCTCGAGCGCGACGGGTGGGCGCTGGCCAACCTCGCCTCCCTCCCGCACATCTCCCTCGCGGGGGCCGTGGCCACCGGCACGCACGGATCGGGTGACACCGTGGGGTCGCTTGCGTCGGCCGTCGCCGCGGTCGAGCTCGTCACCGCCGGCGGCGCCCTCCGCACCTTTCGCCGCGGCGATCCCGATTTCCCCGGCGTGGTGGTGTCTCTCGGTGCACTCGGGGTCGTCACGACGCTCGAGCTCGACATCGTGCCGCGCTTCGACATCGCCCAGACGGTGTACGAGGAGCTCCCCCTGGATGCCGCGCTCACCGGGTTCAGCGCGATCACCGCCGCCGGATACAGCGTCTCGCTGTTCACGACCTGGCTCGACCCCGACGTCATCGACCAGGTGTGGGTCAAGCGCACCACCGAGACCGGACCCGCACCGGACACGCTGTCGGGTGCCCGCCGTGCGACGGTCAAGCGGCATCCGCTGCCCGGCGTCGACCCCGAGCACTGCACCGATCAGCTCGGCGTGCCGGGCCCCTGGCTCGCGCGGCTTCCGCACTTCAAGCTCGAGTACACCCCGTCCAGCGGCGATGAGCTGCAGACGGAGTACCTCGTCCCGCGACAGCATGCGGGCGACGCCCTGCGCGCTGTGCGGGCGCTGGCCGGCGAGATCGCGCCGCTCCTGCTGGTGTGCGAGGTGCGCACGGTCGCCGGCGACGACCTGTGGCTCTCACCGGCCCAGGGCGGCGGCGTCGTGGGCATCCACTTCACGTGGCAGCCGCGGCAGGCCGAGGTCGAGGCGGTCCTCCCCGACATCGCACGCGCCCTCGAGCCGTTCGCCGCGCGGCCGCACTGGGGCAAGGTGTTCGACGCGGATGCCGCGGCGCCCCGGCTGCCCGGCCTCTATCCGCAGTGGGACGACTTCCGCTCGCTGCGCCGCGCCCTCGATCCCTGCGGCGTCTTCGCGAACGCCTTCCTCGACCGCCTCGGGGTGTAG
- a CDS encoding MetQ/NlpA family ABC transporter substrate-binding protein has translation MRNPRTLLAGTAALALLLTGCASAPSGDGGETAEKTTITVGFNPGPYLEMFQDGIVPLLEEEGYTVETVEFTDGIVTNVAVDTGEIDANIMQHPVYMEFVNAQEGLDNAALVQIPTPRMGLFGGKKDSLDDVAEGSTVTVPNSPSNLYRGLLILREAGWIDFDDVEDPNTADLSIITENPYDLDITDIENAQQVPALQDVDYATIQGNFIIAGGLDYDDALAVEDQPVEFSNVVTVRAADVDSAWAEAIKAAYESPEFIEYITSSPQYAGFNLPAWFE, from the coding sequence ATGCGCAATCCCCGCACCCTTCTCGCCGGAACCGCGGCGCTCGCGCTGCTGCTGACCGGATGCGCGTCCGCCCCATCCGGCGACGGCGGCGAGACCGCCGAGAAGACCACGATCACCGTCGGCTTCAACCCCGGCCCGTACCTGGAGATGTTCCAGGACGGCATCGTGCCTCTCCTCGAGGAGGAGGGCTACACCGTTGAGACGGTGGAGTTCACCGACGGCATCGTCACCAACGTCGCCGTGGACACGGGTGAGATCGACGCCAACATCATGCAGCACCCCGTCTACATGGAGTTCGTCAACGCCCAGGAGGGCCTGGACAACGCCGCCCTCGTGCAGATCCCGACCCCTCGGATGGGCCTGTTCGGCGGCAAGAAGGACTCCCTCGACGACGTCGCCGAGGGTTCGACCGTGACGGTGCCCAACTCGCCGTCGAATCTCTACCGCGGGCTGCTCATCCTGCGCGAGGCCGGATGGATCGACTTCGACGACGTCGAAGACCCCAACACTGCCGACCTGTCGATCATCACCGAAAACCCGTACGACCTGGACATCACCGACATCGAGAACGCCCAGCAGGTGCCGGCGCTGCAGGACGTGGACTACGCCACGATCCAGGGGAACTTCATCATCGCCGGCGGGCTCGACTACGACGACGCCTTGGCGGTGGAGGACCAGCCGGTGGAGTTCTCCAACGTCGTGACGGTGCGCGCCGCCGACGTCGACTCCGCCTGGGCCGAGGCGATCAAGGCCGCGTACGAGTCGCCGGAGTTCATCGAGTACATCACCTCCTCGCCCCAGTACGCGGGCTTCAACCTGCCCGCCTGGTTCGAATGA
- a CDS encoding flavin reductase family protein, translated as MPQAGVSQPASARHSLSLVPQGTEPSLAADTFKAAFRTHPAGVAVVTADPGGRPVAMTVSSLASVSTEPPLLVFSASVLSSSTPVLEDAETLVVHLLTDEQLWLAKLGADKGADRFADASAWQRLPTGEPLYPSAFAWIRGRVAHRLEAGNSILYVVHAIEASVPADADQAGDPHPLVYHDRTWHRLGPWSTI; from the coding sequence ATGCCCCAGGCCGGCGTCTCGCAGCCCGCTTCCGCGCGACACTCACTGAGCCTCGTCCCCCAGGGGACAGAGCCCTCGCTCGCGGCCGACACGTTCAAAGCGGCGTTCCGCACCCACCCCGCCGGGGTGGCCGTCGTGACGGCGGATCCCGGCGGGCGACCCGTCGCGATGACCGTCAGCTCGCTGGCTTCGGTGAGCACCGAGCCGCCGCTGCTGGTCTTCTCCGCCTCCGTGCTCTCCTCCAGCACGCCCGTGCTCGAAGACGCCGAGACGCTCGTCGTGCACCTGCTGACCGACGAGCAGCTGTGGCTGGCCAAGCTGGGCGCCGACAAGGGCGCCGACCGCTTCGCCGACGCATCCGCGTGGCAGCGACTGCCCACCGGTGAGCCGCTGTACCCATCCGCCTTCGCGTGGATCCGGGGACGCGTGGCGCACCGCCTCGAGGCGGGCAACTCCATCCTCTACGTCGTGCACGCCATCGAAGCGAGCGTGCCGGCGGATGCGGACCAGGCGGGTGACCCGCATCCGCTCGTCTACCACGACCGCACGTGGCACCGCCTGGGGCCGTGGTCCACGATCTGA
- a CDS encoding DUF3072 domain-containing protein: MSDSNDSATNDDREMLGATGNPDNSAEKDPSTWVTGDEPMTAPQRSYLDTLAREAGEEIPADISKAEASEQIDRLQNKTGRGTE; the protein is encoded by the coding sequence ATGTCCGATTCGAACGACTCCGCAACGAACGACGACCGCGAGATGCTCGGCGCGACCGGGAATCCCGACAACTCCGCCGAGAAGGACCCGTCGACCTGGGTGACCGGCGACGAACCCATGACCGCGCCGCAGCGCAGCTACCTCGACACGCTCGCCCGCGAGGCGGGGGAGGAGATCCCCGCCGACATCAGCAAGGCGGAGGCCTCCGAGCAGATCGACCGCCTGCAGAACAAGACCGGTCGCGGCACGGAGTGA
- a CDS encoding methionine ABC transporter permease — protein sequence MNGDRWTLITPDIYLTALAETLQMLGVALVLGSILGIAIGTALALTRPGGVLPNRAVNLVLGIVVNIVRSLPFIILLVAILPFTRFLVGTSIGVWAAIVPLTVMIAPYIGRLVENSLLEVPRGVIEAARAMGASPFQIFWRFLLPEARGSLILAVTIATVGLIDATAMAGTVGAGGIGDLALSYGYQRYDGFAMVVTVITLIVLVQGIQMIGSSIARRFRRR from the coding sequence GTGAACGGCGACCGCTGGACCCTCATCACCCCCGACATCTACCTCACCGCGCTCGCCGAGACGCTGCAGATGCTCGGCGTCGCGCTCGTGCTCGGGTCGATCCTCGGGATCGCGATCGGCACGGCACTCGCCCTCACCCGACCCGGCGGCGTGCTGCCGAACCGGGCCGTGAACCTCGTCCTGGGGATCGTGGTGAACATCGTCCGCTCGCTGCCGTTCATCATCCTGCTCGTGGCGATCCTCCCCTTCACCCGCTTCCTCGTGGGAACGAGCATCGGCGTGTGGGCGGCGATCGTGCCGCTGACGGTCATGATCGCGCCCTACATCGGCCGGCTCGTGGAGAACTCGCTGCTGGAGGTTCCCCGCGGGGTCATCGAGGCCGCGCGGGCGATGGGCGCCTCGCCGTTCCAGATCTTCTGGCGCTTCCTGCTGCCCGAGGCCCGCGGGTCCCTGATCCTCGCCGTCACGATCGCGACGGTGGGACTCATCGACGCCACCGCGATGGCCGGCACGGTGGGCGCCGGCGGCATCGGCGACCTGGCGCTGTCGTACGGCTACCAGCGCTACGACGGGTTCGCGATGGTCGTCACCGTCATCACGCTGATCGTGCTGGTGCAGGGCATCCAGATGATCGGGTCCTCGATCGCCCGGCGATTCCGGCGGCGCTGA
- a CDS encoding Gfo/Idh/MocA family protein, whose translation MTSTTAQRTRWAILGPGAISRDFLAGLHASRSGMLAAVGSSDRGRAERFAAEAGAAFSGTYDEVLGRPEIDAVYVGTVHTTHADLAVRALEAGKAVLCEKPASPTAAEVDRILAAAEAADRPFVEAYKNRFGPWADALRQVLADGAVGRPVRVEAAFGFEAGSRGGRLFDPALAGGAILDVGCYPVSLAVEAAFASRALAPDAVVVADAVGELVAGVDGEARALIRFGAVEGALATSIVRELPSSAVIHCTGGSIELPDAWGGRAESPTTIVVRPAEAEPTVVTVQAVQPMAAEADALSRALAEGRREVPEMPWAHTRAVAAALTAWRSRIVPSAP comes from the coding sequence GTGACCAGCACGACAGCGCAGCGCACCCGGTGGGCGATCCTCGGGCCCGGAGCCATCAGCCGCGACTTCCTGGCGGGCCTGCACGCCTCCCGCTCCGGGATGCTCGCGGCGGTGGGGAGTTCGGACCGCGGACGTGCCGAGCGTTTCGCCGCCGAGGCCGGAGCCGCCTTCTCCGGGACGTACGACGAGGTGCTCGGGCGCCCCGAGATCGACGCCGTCTACGTCGGCACGGTCCACACGACCCACGCCGACCTCGCCGTCCGGGCACTGGAGGCGGGCAAGGCGGTGCTGTGCGAGAAGCCGGCGAGCCCCACCGCCGCCGAGGTCGACCGCATCCTCGCCGCGGCGGAAGCGGCGGACCGGCCGTTCGTGGAGGCGTACAAGAACCGGTTCGGCCCGTGGGCCGACGCGCTCCGCCAGGTGCTCGCGGACGGGGCGGTCGGTCGCCCCGTCCGGGTCGAGGCGGCATTCGGATTCGAGGCCGGTTCGCGCGGCGGCCGGCTGTTCGATCCGGCGCTCGCCGGTGGCGCGATCCTCGACGTCGGCTGCTATCCGGTGTCGCTGGCCGTCGAGGCGGCGTTCGCCTCGCGTGCCCTGGCCCCGGACGCCGTCGTGGTGGCAGACGCCGTCGGTGAACTCGTGGCCGGCGTCGACGGGGAGGCGCGGGCGCTCATCCGCTTCGGCGCGGTGGAGGGTGCGCTCGCCACGTCGATCGTTCGCGAGCTGCCCTCCTCCGCGGTCATCCACTGCACCGGAGGCTCCATCGAGCTGCCCGACGCGTGGGGCGGGCGGGCGGAGAGCCCGACGACCATCGTCGTGCGCCCCGCCGAGGCCGAGCCCACGGTCGTGACCGTTCAGGCCGTGCAGCCGATGGCGGCGGAGGCGGATGCCCTCAGCCGCGCCCTCGCCGAGGGTCGCCGCGAGGTGCCGGAGATGCCGTGGGCGCACACCCGCGCCGTGGCCGCCGCGCTCACGGCCTGGCGCTCGCGCATCGTCCCCTCCGCGCCCTGA
- a CDS encoding endo-1,4-beta-xylanase produces MPEFAHRRTDARIRLLGRDGTPLAGAAVTVAQTRQAFGFGNIGFDFIDPIAGPPPQEIAAATDRGDAEPEDTGAGVDVLADAYLSLFNAVTLPFYWRLFEPVRGVTDAARLRRTAQWFRDRGVRVKGHPLVWHTLAPTWLLDLDDRAVEEAVRERIRTVVAGFAGTVDLWDAINEAVILPAFTAEDNALTRLAQRHGRLGMVRMAFEEARAAGPDARLVLNDFDLSPAYERIIDESLDAGVPIDAIGLQTHMHQGFRGEEEIGDVLDRFARFGLPLQLTETTLVSGDLMPPHIVDLNDYVVDQWPSTPAGEARQADEIVRHYRTAFAHPAVESVTYWGLTDAGAWLGAPAGLVRADGSRKPAYDALHDLIRGQWWTPPESVAADADGVVAVRGFAGTYRVTVDAAGAEDAAGAEDAAGADVELPAGPFVADAVLVEQR; encoded by the coding sequence ATGCCCGAGTTCGCTCATCGACGGACGGACGCACGGATCCGCCTCCTCGGCCGCGACGGCACCCCGCTCGCGGGAGCGGCGGTGACCGTCGCCCAGACCCGGCAGGCCTTCGGCTTCGGCAACATCGGCTTCGACTTCATCGACCCGATCGCCGGCCCCCCGCCGCAGGAGATCGCCGCGGCCACCGACCGCGGCGACGCGGAGCCCGAGGACACCGGTGCCGGGGTCGATGTGCTCGCCGACGCCTACCTCTCCCTCTTCAACGCCGTCACCCTGCCGTTCTACTGGCGCCTCTTCGAACCCGTGCGGGGCGTCACCGACGCCGCGCGGCTCCGGCGCACCGCGCAGTGGTTCCGCGACCGCGGCGTGAGGGTCAAGGGGCACCCCCTGGTGTGGCACACGCTCGCCCCGACGTGGCTGCTCGACCTCGACGACCGCGCCGTGGAGGAGGCCGTCCGCGAACGGATCCGCACCGTCGTGGCCGGATTCGCCGGCACCGTGGATCTGTGGGACGCCATCAACGAAGCCGTCATCCTGCCGGCGTTCACCGCGGAGGACAACGCCCTCACGCGCCTCGCGCAGCGGCACGGCCGGCTCGGGATGGTGCGGATGGCCTTCGAGGAGGCGCGGGCGGCCGGGCCCGACGCGCGCCTGGTCCTCAACGATTTCGACCTGTCTCCGGCCTACGAGCGGATCATCGACGAGAGCCTGGACGCCGGGGTGCCCATCGACGCGATCGGGCTGCAGACCCACATGCACCAGGGTTTCCGCGGCGAGGAGGAGATCGGCGACGTGCTCGACCGGTTCGCTCGCTTCGGCCTGCCGCTGCAGCTGACCGAGACGACGCTCGTGTCGGGCGACCTCATGCCGCCGCACATCGTCGACCTCAACGACTACGTCGTCGACCAGTGGCCGTCCACCCCGGCGGGCGAGGCGCGCCAGGCCGACGAGATCGTCCGCCACTACCGCACGGCCTTCGCCCATCCCGCCGTCGAGTCGGTCACCTACTGGGGGCTGACGGATGCCGGCGCGTGGCTGGGTGCCCCGGCGGGTCTCGTGCGGGCGGACGGGTCCCGGAAACCGGCGTACGACGCGCTGCACGACCTCATCCGCGGCCAGTGGTGGACTCCGCCGGAATCGGTCGCGGCCGACGCCGACGGAGTCGTGGCGGTGCGCGGGTTCGCCGGGACCTACCGGGTGACCGTGGATGCTGCCGGAGCCGAGGATGCTGCCGGAGCCGAGGATGCTGCCGGAGCCGACGTCGAGCTCCCGGCCGGCCCGTTCGTGGCCGATGCGGTGCTGGTGGAGCAGAGATGA
- a CDS encoding tyrosine-protein phosphatase has protein sequence MTSELAGTFNFRDTGGMPLAGGGATPFGVLYRSDALSDLTPAGLEVLAATDIGVVVDLRTALERELAPDRLPASRPFRVVELPVTEGALVGLAQQGAEAVAAGTDPAVLAATAEAALALIPPLGDVYVEMLEHGAATFAELARVVSAATVDPPTAVLVHCTAGKDRTGIATALILDAVGVERAAVVADYHASQEHLDGPWAQRMFAMVQTLGVPVTDQIRELVAGTPVEAIEKALAWVDARGGSAAYLQQGGLTDAELAALRARLSG, from the coding sequence ATGACCAGCGAGCTTGCGGGGACCTTCAATTTCCGGGACACCGGCGGGATGCCGCTGGCCGGCGGGGGCGCGACCCCCTTCGGCGTGCTCTACCGCTCGGACGCGCTGAGCGACCTGACCCCGGCGGGGCTGGAGGTGCTGGCGGCCACGGACATCGGCGTCGTCGTCGACCTGCGCACGGCGTTGGAACGGGAGCTCGCGCCCGATCGTCTGCCCGCCTCGCGGCCGTTCCGGGTCGTTGAGCTGCCGGTCACCGAGGGGGCACTGGTCGGACTCGCCCAGCAGGGGGCCGAGGCCGTGGCGGCGGGCACCGACCCGGCAGTGCTGGCGGCGACCGCGGAGGCCGCGCTCGCGCTCATCCCGCCGCTCGGAGACGTGTACGTCGAGATGCTCGAGCACGGCGCCGCGACGTTCGCGGAACTCGCGCGCGTGGTGAGCGCGGCCACCGTCGACCCGCCCACGGCGGTGCTCGTGCACTGCACGGCCGGCAAAGACCGCACCGGCATCGCAACGGCGCTGATCCTGGACGCCGTCGGCGTCGAGCGCGCGGCCGTCGTCGCCGATTACCACGCGTCGCAGGAGCATCTGGACGGGCCGTGGGCACAGCGGATGTTCGCGATGGTCCAGACGCTCGGCGTCCCCGTGACCGATCAGATCCGTGAGCTGGTCGCCGGCACGCCGGTCGAGGCGATCGAGAAGGCTCTGGCGTGGGTGGATGCGCGCGGCGGATCGGCCGCCTACCTGCAGCAGGGCGGACTCACCGACGCCGAGCTGGCGGCCCTGCGCGCCCGGCTCAGCGGCTGA